One Natrinema longum genomic window, AATCGTACTCGTCGCCGAGGACGCCACGCGTTCCCCGTCGATACGCCGTCTCCCGCTCGGACTCCGTCTCGGCTCGACGCAGCCGCCGGGCGGCCGTCTCGAACGTGTCGGCGTGGTCGTCGGTGAGTTCGACCGGCGTCCGTTCGTCGACGGTCTCGAACTCGGCTTCGATGGCAGCGTCCGGATCGGCTTCGAGGCGCTCGAGCGCTCCAGCGAGTTTCGCTTCGGTCGCGTTCAACTCGGCGGCCCGCGACTCGAGTTCCCTTGCACGGTCCTCGTGGATCGCCGTCGTTGCGATCGCGCTCGGAACGCTGCCGATCGGGTCGTCGTCGACCAGCGTCCGCGAAACGCGGTCGTCCTCGTGGAGCGCCCGCTGAAACTCGAGGACGGAGACGAGGGACTCGCGCTCGAGGACGTTCCCGCTGTCCTCGTCCGCTTCGACGACCACGTGGGCCGTCGTCGTCTCACCACCGCGCGTCGCGAAGTTTTCGTCGATGTACTCGAGCGTCTCGCGTTCGTCGGACTCGGTCCGGAACTCGTCCATCGCAGTGTCCTCCTCGAGCGTGGTAGCTCCGGCACCGAACCCGGCCGTGAGCAACAGTATCGCGACGAGAACGACCCGTCGATTCTCCGTGATCGCTGCTGCAATCGTCTCGACGCTCATCGTGACCACGCCACCAACCGAACGTTCGGTATCATAATAAACCGAACGTTCGGTCGGGTAGAAAAAGATGGGGGTTCGTTCCCACGTCGAAACGGGACGGCGAGGCCGCGGCCTTATTGTACCGGTCGACCGAACAGTCGGTCAGGATGGATCAGGGAGTGACACCGTTCGACGAGTCGGTCGGCGGGAAGGAAGCGATCTTCGCGGCCACCTACCGGACGCTCGAGGAAGACGGCTACGCCGACCTCTCGATCAGCCGCGTCGCCGACGAAGCGTCGGTGAGCAAGTCGACCATCTACCACCACTTCGAGAGCAAAGACGAGCTGTTACTCGAGTTCGCCAACTCGCTGCTCGTGACGTACGCCGACGAACTCGTCTTCGAGACCGGGGAAAACGCCCTCGAGAGTCTCGCTCGACTCCTCGATCTCGCTGTTCTGGGGGAGACGGCCGACGGTGATCGACTCGAGGACTACGCCTCGAAGACGATCGATCGCGTCATCCTCGAGTTGCGAACCCAAGCGGTTCACGATCCCGCCTATCGGGAACACTTCGATTCCTTCGATCGAATGGCCCGGAATCGACTCGCCGCCCTGATCGAAGCGGGTATCGAGGAGGGAACCGTTCGCGAGGTCGACCCCGACGCCGTCGCCGGGATGCTCTACCTC contains:
- a CDS encoding TetR/AcrR family transcriptional regulator; this translates as MDQGVTPFDESVGGKEAIFAATYRTLEEDGYADLSISRVADEASVSKSTIYHHFESKDELLLEFANSLLVTYADELVFETGENALESLARLLDLAVLGETADGDRLEDYASKTIDRVILELRTQAVHDPAYREHFDSFDRMARNRLAALIEAGIEEGTVREVDPDAVAGMLYLCIEGALLLGSTTDDDEWIAGVRTQLEHYLDGLARDDVGDE